In the genome of Saprospira sp. CCB-QB6, one region contains:
- a CDS encoding DNA helicase — translation MSQPTDTSSSKQLLLQALEQLNVLPLDERQLDLWLLNALGAELPVRLLAKLLKQKEFEFGLDLRQHKQLESTEKARLAAMQERFSSLANQQQKLQLGFPLLLLEDEDLGQLVQAPIFIWELQLEEAGDGDPRHWMLSYDSASALQYNELLQNYLISRFKLDWEEILPPKEELKAQTLLDALNQLAEKLGLDAPGLPKLYPCPHPQLAEEERPKNAIYWAGILGQLEQLEQLDSDLPIGLKGCPKPIWHSQLAALPVSGPERSLLQAVFKGQNVQQLQSTVGLPRLPIAAIAGLLADGGNALIICPLNRIEAYQNQFLEQGVLPAPAWVWKNKEEARAQLFELLAKEPKKQSDKDQASYQLQLQKYLLQLHKLDQGQEALGQEGLLGEDWSQMLGRYLGYQQEEGKQFLSRILQKEDYIFSPKEFEELLQAIREQEALFAPIRSLAHPLSQLRDELFLENTELEAEQLLQKELPWKTEEFRQLHLDYSSFLDAYYDELLLHHQQHAMALRRQLDRLQEMMAIYEKVYGDEFGENRAGYSNRLRLMSVFSKRHQQLLAAKQQIAEEYEQLLSLYDSKRYFVFELKEMRQFNSLNALYQHIQEFEKQAQHWSQRLAKQMREKVNALALSSILPLDRKSQLQRLEDRLLEALEGLNALPFFKKRFSVAADSLAAREQFLRDSFAQLLAIEEELPNFLAFYRWRKHWLLLGKRGRQLLKALIASRPKSWETAFKSWYYYNYLSATYSLALPSARTDLQDLLEQERSLQPHLREAARKNVALRNEELRQDWKKNNKLPLSQGSRIWQDESLGALIQTLGWERIHQLSPVIIATPAMLEEFLPERLAHFELVLLESGEQMPAERSRRLLQLGAQQWSVGELPLSSFRGQSAAAYSMQPKALSLPAPSFGQALKSYLGRYIDEERLLANQKVEGVWANLLVESSRAGEKPLVLLLDGWMKQQASGDYLSAVESQNRLAQEGYWVLELYSFNFWQNTEGELRTLAAAILNWDK, via the coding sequence ATGTCGCAGCCCACAGATACTTCTTCTAGCAAGCAGCTCCTTTTGCAGGCCCTTGAACAACTCAATGTATTGCCCTTAGATGAGCGGCAATTGGATTTATGGTTACTAAATGCCCTGGGGGCAGAATTGCCCGTGCGTTTATTGGCTAAATTGCTCAAGCAAAAGGAATTTGAGTTTGGTTTGGACCTTCGGCAGCATAAGCAGCTAGAAAGTACCGAAAAAGCAAGGCTTGCCGCTATGCAGGAGCGTTTTAGTAGCTTGGCTAATCAGCAACAGAAACTGCAGTTGGGTTTTCCTTTATTGCTTTTAGAGGATGAGGATTTGGGGCAGCTAGTGCAGGCCCCCATTTTTATCTGGGAGTTGCAACTGGAGGAGGCTGGAGATGGGGATCCAAGGCATTGGATGCTCTCTTATGACTCGGCTTCGGCTTTACAGTATAATGAGTTATTACAGAACTATTTGATTAGTCGCTTTAAGCTAGATTGGGAAGAAATTTTGCCTCCAAAAGAGGAGCTCAAGGCCCAAACTTTACTAGATGCCTTAAATCAGTTGGCGGAGAAGTTGGGTTTGGATGCACCGGGCTTGCCTAAGCTATACCCTTGTCCACATCCGCAATTGGCGGAGGAGGAGCGGCCCAAGAATGCCATTTATTGGGCGGGAATATTGGGTCAATTGGAGCAGCTTGAGCAGTTAGATAGTGATTTACCCATAGGTTTGAAGGGCTGTCCCAAGCCTATTTGGCATAGCCAGCTAGCTGCGCTGCCCGTTAGTGGGCCTGAGCGCAGCTTATTGCAGGCGGTATTCAAGGGCCAGAACGTTCAGCAATTGCAGAGTACTGTTGGGCTGCCTCGTTTGCCTATTGCTGCTATTGCGGGCCTATTGGCCGATGGGGGTAATGCCCTTATCATTTGCCCTTTGAATCGGATAGAGGCCTATCAGAACCAGTTTTTGGAACAGGGCGTTTTGCCTGCGCCTGCTTGGGTGTGGAAGAACAAAGAAGAGGCTCGTGCGCAACTGTTTGAGCTCTTGGCCAAGGAACCCAAAAAGCAATCGGATAAGGATCAGGCGAGTTATCAGTTGCAGCTGCAAAAATATCTTTTGCAGTTGCATAAATTGGATCAGGGGCAGGAGGCTTTGGGCCAAGAGGGCTTATTGGGCGAAGATTGGAGCCAGATGTTGGGCCGTTATTTGGGCTATCAGCAGGAAGAAGGCAAGCAATTTTTGTCGAGAATCTTGCAAAAGGAAGATTATATCTTTAGTCCCAAAGAGTTTGAGGAACTCTTGCAGGCAATTAGGGAGCAGGAGGCGCTTTTTGCGCCAATTCGGAGCTTAGCCCACCCTTTGAGTCAGTTGAGAGATGAGCTCTTTTTAGAAAATACAGAGCTAGAAGCGGAGCAGCTTTTGCAAAAGGAATTGCCCTGGAAAACGGAGGAGTTCCGTCAGTTGCATTTGGATTATAGCAGCTTTTTGGATGCCTACTATGATGAGTTATTGTTGCATCATCAGCAGCATGCGATGGCCTTGCGTAGGCAATTGGATCGTCTGCAGGAGATGATGGCCATTTATGAGAAGGTATATGGCGATGAGTTTGGGGAAAATAGAGCGGGTTATAGCAATCGCTTGCGCCTGATGTCTGTATTTTCTAAGCGTCATCAGCAACTTTTGGCGGCCAAGCAGCAAATTGCCGAGGAATACGAGCAATTGTTATCGCTTTATGATAGCAAGCGATACTTTGTCTTTGAGCTGAAAGAAATGAGGCAGTTTAACAGCTTGAATGCGCTCTATCAGCACATTCAGGAGTTTGAAAAGCAGGCGCAGCATTGGAGTCAGCGCTTAGCCAAGCAAATGCGGGAGAAGGTCAATGCCTTAGCGTTGAGTTCTATCTTGCCTTTGGATCGGAAATCGCAATTGCAGCGTTTAGAGGACCGTCTGTTAGAAGCCTTAGAGGGCTTGAACGCCCTGCCTTTCTTTAAAAAGCGCTTTAGCGTAGCGGCTGATTCTTTGGCAGCTAGAGAGCAATTCTTGCGAGATAGCTTTGCGCAACTATTGGCCATAGAAGAGGAGTTGCCCAACTTCTTAGCTTTTTATCGCTGGCGGAAGCATTGGTTGTTATTGGGCAAGCGGGGGCGGCAGTTGCTCAAGGCTTTAATTGCTAGTCGTCCTAAGTCATGGGAAACGGCTTTTAAGAGCTGGTATTACTACAATTATTTATCGGCCACCTATTCATTGGCCTTGCCTTCGGCAAGGACCGATTTGCAGGACCTATTGGAGCAGGAGCGCAGCTTGCAGCCTCATTTGAGAGAGGCGGCCCGCAAGAATGTTGCTTTGCGGAATGAAGAATTACGTCAGGATTGGAAGAAAAACAATAAGTTGCCTTTATCGCAAGGGAGCCGAATTTGGCAGGATGAAAGCCTGGGGGCGTTAATACAGACTTTGGGTTGGGAGCGCATACATCAGTTGTCTCCAGTAATCATTGCTACGCCTGCCATGCTAGAAGAATTTTTGCCAGAGCGTTTGGCGCATTTTGAATTGGTCCTTTTAGAATCTGGGGAGCAAATGCCTGCAGAGCGGAGCCGTCGTTTGTTGCAATTGGGGGCTCAGCAATGGAGTGTAGGGGAGTTACCTTTGAGTAGTTTTAGGGGACAATCGGCTGCTGCTTATTCGATGCAGCCCAAGGCCTTGAGTTTGCCAGCTCCTAGTTTTGGTCAGGCGCTCAAAAGCTATTTGGGGCGTTATATTGATGAGGAGCGTTTGCTGGCCAATCAGAAAGTAGAGGGCGTTTGGGCCAACTTATTGGTAGAGTCTAGTCGAGCGGGAGAAAAACCCTTAGTCCTTTTATTGGATGGTTGGATGAAACAGCAAGCTTCAGGCGATTATTTATCGGCGGTAGAGTCCCAGAATCGTTTAGCTCAAGAGGGCTATTGGGTATTGGAGTTGTATTCTTTCAACTTTTGGCAAAATACGGAGGGAGAGTTGAGGACTTTGGCTGCGGCTATATTGAATTGGGATAAGTAG
- the aroB gene encoding 3-dehydroquinate synthase, translated as MFQNDPSTALHSPYPIHFAQADFQALKEQIEGGNYGQIFVLLDENTQRDCWPILAPILSPYSPHLLQIPAGEDHKNLQTCQNLWTQLLQKGAQRNSLLINLGGGVIGDMGGFVAATFKRGFDFIQMPTSLLAQVDASVGGKLGIDFQGLKNGIGLFQFPKMVLIYPPFIKTLPPAEVRSGWAEILKHSLIADAQSWPQLQEMPPLQDMDRWQQIIAHSIQIKDHIVDQDPQEKGLRKLLNFGHSIGHALESLSWNSPQPLLHGEAVALGLLAEAYLSAQYLQLPQKELDQIETAIRPLYPSFPLAQIPPNSFFPLLRQDKKNEGKTHSFTLISAIGQGQFNQSIPYTEEDRIWEAVAFALGG; from the coding sequence ATGTTCCAAAATGATCCAAGCACTGCGCTGCACAGCCCCTACCCTATCCATTTTGCTCAGGCCGATTTTCAAGCACTCAAGGAGCAAATAGAAGGCGGAAATTATGGGCAAATTTTCGTCCTACTCGATGAAAATACCCAAAGAGATTGTTGGCCCATTTTGGCCCCCATCCTAAGCCCTTACTCGCCCCATTTGCTCCAAATCCCCGCCGGTGAGGACCATAAAAACCTCCAAACTTGCCAAAACCTCTGGACCCAACTCCTCCAAAAAGGCGCTCAGCGAAATAGCCTGCTGATCAATCTGGGCGGTGGCGTCATTGGCGATATGGGCGGCTTTGTGGCCGCTACCTTTAAAAGAGGTTTCGATTTTATCCAAATGCCAACTAGCCTGCTGGCCCAGGTAGACGCCTCTGTAGGCGGTAAACTAGGCATCGATTTTCAAGGACTCAAAAATGGGATTGGCCTCTTTCAATTCCCTAAAATGGTCCTGATTTATCCCCCCTTTATCAAAACCCTCCCCCCAGCAGAAGTCCGCAGCGGCTGGGCCGAAATCCTTAAACATAGCCTGATTGCCGATGCCCAAAGCTGGCCCCAACTTCAAGAAATGCCCCCCCTGCAAGATATGGACCGCTGGCAACAAATTATTGCCCACTCTATCCAGATTAAGGACCATATTGTGGACCAAGACCCTCAAGAAAAGGGCCTCCGAAAACTACTGAATTTTGGACATTCTATCGGCCACGCCCTAGAAAGCCTGAGCTGGAACAGCCCTCAACCCCTCCTGCACGGAGAAGCCGTGGCCCTCGGCCTCCTGGCCGAAGCTTACCTCTCGGCCCAATACCTCCAACTCCCCCAAAAGGAATTGGACCAAATTGAGACCGCTATCCGTCCCCTCTACCCAAGCTTCCCCCTCGCTCAAATCCCCCCCAATAGCTTCTTCCCCCTCCTTCGACAAGACAAAAAAAATGAAGGTAAAACCCATAGTTTTACCCTCATTTCCGCTATCGGCCAAGGCCAGTTTAATCAAAGCATTCCCTATACAGAAGAAGACCGTATTTGGGAAGCCGTGGCTTTTGCTTTAGGGGGTTAG
- a CDS encoding 1,2-dihydroxy-3-keto-5-methylthiopentene dioxygenase produces MAILNIPDQNFQSNNPKEIQDFLAQKGILFDQWQAKEKLSLQASQEEILAAYEHVLQPYMNQNGYKVADVININSETPNYPAIRAKFLDEHTHTEDEVRFFVEGQGLFWFHLPNAPIFNVLCQAGDLISVPANSKHWFDAGKDNPSVKAIRIFIDMEGWVPHYTGSNLAQKYAAE; encoded by the coding sequence ATGGCTATCCTAAATATTCCCGACCAGAATTTCCAATCCAATAACCCTAAGGAAATTCAAGATTTTCTGGCCCAAAAAGGAATCCTCTTCGACCAATGGCAAGCTAAAGAAAAACTTTCCCTCCAAGCTAGCCAAGAAGAAATCCTCGCCGCCTACGAACATGTCCTCCAACCCTATATGAACCAAAATGGCTATAAGGTGGCCGATGTAATCAATATCAATAGCGAAACCCCCAACTACCCCGCTATCCGAGCCAAATTCCTCGATGAACATACCCATACCGAAGATGAGGTCCGCTTCTTCGTCGAAGGCCAAGGCCTCTTCTGGTTCCACCTCCCCAATGCCCCCATATTTAACGTGCTTTGCCAAGCCGGCGACCTCATCTCAGTCCCCGCCAATAGTAAACATTGGTTCGATGCCGGCAAAGATAATCCCTCGGTCAAAGCCATCCGCATTTTTATCGATATGGAAGGCTGGGTGCCCCACTATACCGGCAGCAATTTAGCCCAAAAATATGCCGCAGAATAA
- a CDS encoding DUF4286 family protein — protein MFILNITHKVDPDILQEWKDWMHQEHIPAIMDTGLFTNFQFSKVLFPRDEEGASFAIQLHCQELRLLQRFQAKFSNDFHAQMAQKYGTKCLSFRTVLELQQNS, from the coding sequence ATGTTTATTCTCAATATCACCCATAAAGTAGATCCCGATATCCTCCAAGAATGGAAGGACTGGATGCATCAAGAACATATCCCCGCTATCATGGATACTGGCCTCTTTACCAATTTCCAATTTTCTAAGGTCCTCTTCCCCAGAGATGAAGAAGGCGCTAGCTTCGCTATCCAACTCCACTGCCAAGAACTTCGCCTCCTCCAACGATTCCAAGCTAAGTTCTCCAATGACTTCCACGCCCAAATGGCCCAAAAATATGGCACTAAATGCCTCTCTTTTCGTACCGTTCTCGAACTTCAACAAAATTCCTAA
- a CDS encoding Fur family transcriptional regulator has product MSTPIQLLKKHKIRNTPIRRAILNVFIQKDYALSHAQIEKALNGQFDRVTLYRNLKTFEQNGLLHRVASEQDSIQYALCQDNSCQKHKHSDDHLHFRCNICERTFCLNHTPIPPIQLPQGFSAQEQQILIIGHCPNCQD; this is encoded by the coding sequence ATGTCAACCCCTATCCAACTACTCAAGAAACATAAAATCCGTAATACGCCCATCCGAAGGGCTATCCTAAATGTCTTTATCCAAAAAGACTATGCCCTCTCTCACGCCCAAATAGAAAAAGCCCTCAACGGCCAATTCGACCGCGTGACCCTCTACCGAAACCTCAAAACCTTTGAGCAAAATGGCCTGCTCCATCGCGTCGCTAGCGAACAAGACAGCATCCAATATGCCCTCTGCCAGGATAATAGTTGCCAAAAACATAAACATAGTGACGACCATCTGCATTTCCGCTGTAATATATGCGAACGCACTTTCTGCCTCAACCATACCCCCATCCCCCCTATCCAACTCCCCCAAGGCTTTAGCGCCCAAGAACAACAAATTTTAATCATCGGGCATTGCCCCAATTGCCAAGACTAA
- the nqrA gene encoding NADH:ubiquinone reductase (Na(+)-transporting) subunit A — protein MTWGIIIAIVLVLFIFTLLTLGEGLLKVTASQAGEDTSDYSVLPTNLQSLLGLGKKKGEYVPDDATVKRFSRGFDVNLAGGPSLGQDGIREVRSATYALKPKDFVGMSPIPKVMPEIGATVKAGEPLFYDKVHPEIIYAAPVSGEFIELRRGEKRSINELVILADKEGMQYHKHEDVPNLDTASRADLVDFLTASGAWPFLRQRPFDVVADPSMTPKSIFISTFDTAPWASDANLSVAGKEAAFRKGLEALAMLSGSKVHLGVNALAAEKPSDAFLKADEVEGVEVHYFQGQHPAGNVGVHIHHVDPVLPNGQVVWHTDVHGVLLIGQLLLEGIFDTSRVIAVGGAELPGEEGYYARVHQGVNIAALLEGMADDMTTEKAYVRNAEGQKEEKMVEVRSIRIVSGDLLSGKQVERDSFLGFYDDQLSVVKEGNYYELFGWLVPQTGHPTRSRTFPGGFFPGTHYVPDTNTNGEKRAFVMTGEYESVLPMNIYPQHVMRAILAKDFEKMEGLGLLELGEEDIAICEYVCTSKQPLQAILREGLDELRAQ, from the coding sequence ATGACCTGGGGAATTATCATTGCGATAGTGTTGGTGTTATTCATCTTTACGCTATTGACGCTAGGAGAGGGGCTGTTGAAGGTAACGGCCAGCCAAGCTGGGGAAGACACCAGCGACTACTCCGTTTTGCCCACGAACCTGCAGAGTTTGTTAGGTTTGGGTAAAAAAAAGGGGGAGTATGTACCGGATGATGCGACAGTAAAGCGTTTCAGCCGTGGTTTTGATGTAAACTTGGCAGGAGGGCCTTCATTGGGCCAGGATGGCATTCGTGAAGTGCGATCGGCTACATATGCATTAAAGCCAAAAGATTTTGTGGGGATGTCGCCTATTCCTAAGGTGATGCCAGAGATTGGGGCTACTGTTAAGGCAGGGGAGCCCTTGTTTTACGATAAGGTACATCCTGAGATTATTTATGCTGCACCAGTGAGCGGAGAGTTCATTGAGTTGCGTCGTGGGGAGAAGCGTTCGATCAATGAGTTGGTTATTTTGGCTGACAAAGAGGGAATGCAATACCACAAGCATGAGGATGTTCCTAATTTGGATACGGCTAGTCGTGCCGACTTAGTTGATTTCTTGACGGCGAGTGGGGCATGGCCTTTCTTGCGTCAGCGTCCGTTTGATGTAGTTGCTGATCCTAGCATGACACCAAAATCTATTTTCATTTCTACATTTGATACGGCTCCTTGGGCTTCTGATGCTAATTTGTCTGTAGCAGGCAAAGAGGCTGCTTTCCGTAAAGGATTGGAGGCTTTGGCTATGCTTTCTGGTAGCAAGGTACATTTGGGGGTAAATGCTTTAGCTGCGGAGAAGCCGTCTGATGCTTTCTTGAAAGCTGATGAGGTAGAAGGTGTAGAGGTACATTATTTTCAGGGGCAACACCCTGCGGGTAATGTAGGGGTACACATTCATCATGTAGACCCAGTACTTCCGAATGGTCAAGTAGTATGGCATACAGATGTACATGGCGTACTTTTGATTGGTCAGTTATTGTTGGAAGGTATTTTTGATACGTCTAGAGTCATTGCTGTAGGTGGTGCTGAGTTGCCAGGTGAAGAGGGCTATTATGCTCGTGTACATCAGGGGGTAAACATTGCTGCTTTATTGGAAGGCATGGCAGATGATATGACTACAGAAAAAGCTTATGTACGTAATGCTGAGGGACAGAAAGAGGAGAAAATGGTAGAGGTGCGCAGCATCCGCATTGTATCTGGTGATCTTTTGTCTGGTAAGCAGGTGGAGCGAGATAGCTTTTTGGGTTTTTATGATGATCAGTTATCTGTAGTAAAAGAAGGTAATTATTATGAGTTGTTTGGTTGGTTAGTTCCTCAGACGGGGCACCCCACACGTTCACGGACATTTCCTGGTGGATTTTTCCCGGGCACTCATTATGTACCTGATACAAACACGAATGGAGAGAAGCGTGCCTTTGTGATGACAGGGGAGTATGAAAGCGTTTTGCCCATGAATATTTATCCTCAGCATGTAATGCGTGCCATTTTGGCCAAAGACTTTGAAAAAATGGAAGGTCTTGGTTTGTTAGAGCTTGGTGAGGAGGATATTGCTATTTGTGAGTATGTATGTACTTCTAAGCAACCTTTGCAAGCAATTTTGAGAGAAGGCCTAGATGAGCTTCGTGCTCAGTAG
- a CDS encoding NADH:ubiquinone reductase (Na(+)-transporting) subunit B produces the protein MALIDFWKRIEPSKENQFLHATYDAFFTFMFKPNLTTKGKGVHIRDAMDLKRTMFHVVIALQLCLLVGTFNIGHQHFVALGIHTGFIEAFHLKLVFGLVQLLPIVIVANVVGLGIEFYFAARRGHAVEEGFLVSGMLIPLIMPPDIPLWMLALAVAFAVVIGKEAFGGTGMNVLNVALLARVFIFFAYPTEISGDGPWVAAWALAEDGATKVADYYWAHTMFNPIFEAAGWSTFVQGTPFVAGYSGATPLALGAAQGWAQVDAATGEVTGGILSQYSALQMWMGGIPGCIGETSKPAIIFGAIFLLITRVASWRVMLSFVIGTALTGMIFNAWDATVFMNVPWYQHFGMGGLLFAMAFMATDPVTAAQTNRGKIIYGFLIGFFGMVIRVMNPAYAEGWMLAILLMNVFAPLVDHYVLEGNISKRLKRAKEYAK, from the coding sequence ATGGCATTAATAGACTTCTGGAAACGGATTGAGCCTAGCAAGGAGAATCAGTTTCTTCATGCTACTTATGATGCCTTTTTTACCTTTATGTTCAAGCCAAACTTGACGACCAAGGGAAAAGGGGTGCACATTCGTGATGCTATGGATTTGAAGCGCACTATGTTTCATGTAGTGATTGCTTTACAACTCTGCCTATTGGTAGGAACTTTTAATATTGGCCATCAGCACTTTGTTGCTCTTGGTATTCATACAGGTTTTATTGAAGCTTTTCACCTCAAGCTTGTTTTTGGCTTGGTACAATTGCTTCCTATTGTTATTGTTGCTAATGTAGTAGGGCTTGGAATTGAGTTTTACTTTGCTGCCCGTAGAGGTCATGCTGTAGAAGAGGGCTTCTTGGTTTCGGGTATGCTTATTCCTTTAATCATGCCCCCAGATATTCCTTTGTGGATGTTGGCTTTGGCCGTAGCTTTTGCTGTGGTTATTGGTAAAGAAGCTTTTGGCGGAACAGGGATGAACGTATTGAACGTAGCGCTTTTGGCTCGTGTATTCATCTTCTTTGCATATCCTACAGAAATCTCAGGGGATGGCCCTTGGGTTGCTGCTTGGGCTTTAGCCGAAGATGGAGCTACTAAAGTAGCTGATTACTACTGGGCACACACTATGTTCAATCCTATTTTTGAGGCTGCTGGATGGAGTACCTTTGTGCAGGGAACACCCTTTGTAGCGGGCTATTCTGGAGCTACTCCTTTGGCCCTTGGTGCTGCACAAGGTTGGGCGCAGGTAGATGCTGCCACTGGCGAAGTAACTGGAGGTATTCTTTCTCAGTATTCTGCTTTGCAGATGTGGATGGGCGGAATTCCTGGTTGTATCGGTGAAACTTCTAAGCCTGCAATTATCTTTGGTGCTATCTTCTTGTTGATCACTAGAGTAGCTAGCTGGAGAGTGATGCTTTCTTTCGTTATTGGTACAGCACTCACTGGAATGATCTTCAATGCTTGGGATGCTACCGTATTTATGAATGTACCTTGGTATCAGCACTTTGGTATGGGCGGTTTGCTATTTGCCATGGCATTTATGGCAACTGACCCCGTTACTGCTGCTCAAACAAACCGTGGTAAAATTATCTATGGTTTCTTGATCGGTTTCTTCGGTATGGTCATCCGCGTGATGAACCCCGCTTATGCTGAAGGATGGATGCTTGCGATTCTACTCATGAACGTTTTTGCGCCATTGGTAGACCACTACGTACTAGAAGGAAATATTAGTAAACGATTGAAACGCGCGAAGGAATATGCAAAGTAA
- the nqrC gene encoding NADH:ubiquinone reductase (Na(+)-transporting) subunit C, producing the protein MQSNTQIYLYVLKLTGVIAIVLSLLFNSLNPMFLKNKETAKKKAILSCIPGQDMSADVQAVFDQKVKISILDAKGEILFAQEKSAAESEAEIKAALDKLNERGQGVKYSKLADIDLASEEKFAPENRVYPIYKYEGDAGKSYHVLAVRGNGLWDKIWGYVALEYADKWQVAGVNFDHKGETPGLGAEIKDNADFKAQFENKQIFDEAGKYVSVQVLKKNIKHPEYQVKAISGATVTCDGVSEMMQRGIGNYLPYIKGLNGADSKAIGQR; encoded by the coding sequence ATGCAAAGTAATACTCAAATCTATTTGTATGTGCTCAAGCTAACTGGAGTTATTGCCATTGTGCTTTCGCTCTTGTTCAATAGTTTGAACCCTATGTTCTTGAAGAACAAAGAAACAGCTAAGAAAAAAGCAATTCTTAGTTGTATCCCAGGCCAAGATATGTCGGCTGATGTGCAGGCTGTTTTTGACCAAAAAGTGAAAATCTCTATTTTAGATGCTAAAGGAGAAATTCTCTTTGCTCAAGAGAAATCTGCTGCAGAATCTGAAGCAGAAATTAAAGCTGCTTTAGACAAACTCAATGAGCGTGGCCAAGGTGTAAAATATAGCAAACTTGCTGATATTGACTTGGCCTCAGAAGAGAAGTTCGCTCCTGAAAATCGCGTTTACCCCATTTATAAGTATGAGGGAGATGCAGGAAAAAGTTATCATGTACTTGCTGTTCGTGGAAACGGACTCTGGGATAAAATCTGGGGCTATGTAGCACTAGAATATGCCGACAAATGGCAAGTGGCAGGGGTAAACTTTGACCACAAAGGAGAAACTCCTGGTCTTGGTGCCGAAATTAAAGATAATGCTGATTTCAAAGCCCAATTTGAAAATAAGCAGATCTTTGACGAAGCAGGTAAATATGTGTCTGTACAAGTGCTAAAGAAAAATATCAAACATCCTGAATATCAAGTAAAGGCCATCTCTGGTGCAACGGTTACTTGTGACGGTGTGTCTGAAATGATGCAGCGCGGTATCGGCAATTACTTGCCCTATATCAAAGGCCTTAATGGTGCCGATAGTAAAGCAATCGGACAGCGCTAA
- a CDS encoding NADH:ubiquinone reductase (Na(+)-transporting) subunit D — MAQDTQNVAEAEKKEPAFAFGKQERQLLTDPLNDNNPITVQVLGICSALAVTSQVYPSLIMAVALIFVTSFSNLIISMLRNSIPGSIRMIVQLLVIAGLVQVVEIVLGAFAYSAYESLAVFIGLIITNCIVMGRLEAFAMANKPWRSFLDGLGNGIGYGVVLVAMAIVRELFGKGSFMGWKIMPEAYIANNLMVLPAASLFIIGIFIWIQRSLNPKLVDVS, encoded by the coding sequence ATGGCTCAGGATACACAAAATGTAGCCGAGGCGGAAAAGAAAGAGCCCGCCTTTGCCTTCGGTAAGCAGGAACGTCAGCTACTGACTGACCCTCTTAACGATAATAACCCTATTACCGTACAGGTATTAGGTATCTGCTCGGCCCTAGCGGTAACCTCTCAGGTTTATCCCTCGCTAATCATGGCTGTAGCCCTTATCTTTGTAACTTCTTTCTCTAACCTAATTATCTCGATGCTCCGCAATAGCATCCCTGGTTCAATCCGTATGATTGTCCAACTTCTCGTTATTGCAGGTCTCGTACAGGTAGTAGAGATTGTACTTGGTGCTTTTGCTTATAGCGCCTACGAAAGCTTGGCCGTATTTATCGGTCTAATTATCACCAACTGTATCGTAATGGGACGCCTCGAGGCCTTCGCTATGGCCAACAAACCTTGGCGCTCTTTCCTCGATGGTCTCGGTAACGGTATCGGTTATGGTGTAGTGCTTGTCGCTATGGCTATCGTACGCGAACTTTTTGGAAAAGGAAGTTTTATGGGCTGGAAAATTATGCCCGAAGCTTATATCGCCAACAACTTGATGGTGCTACCCGCAGCTTCTCTTTTCATTATCGGCATCTTTATTTGGATTCAGCGTAGCTTGAACCCCAAACTTGTCGATGTATCTTAG
- the nqrE gene encoding NADH:ubiquinone reductase (Na(+)-transporting) subunit E: MDALNVFIKAAFIDNMILAYFLGMCSYLAVSKTVKTAFGLGLAVIFVLGITVPINWLLNTYILQDGAIVEGVSLVFLRLILFIAVIASMVQLVEMIIEKVSPSLYNSLGIFLPLITVNCSILGGSLFMVSREYEFGTSVSFGLGAGVGFFLAIVAIAAIREKLKTAAIPPALRGLGMAFILTGLMGLAFMSLMGIDPAAFN; the protein is encoded by the coding sequence ATGGATGCGTTGAACGTATTTATCAAAGCGGCCTTTATCGATAACATGATCCTAGCCTACTTCCTAGGAATGTGCTCTTATCTAGCCGTATCGAAAACTGTAAAAACAGCCTTCGGTCTTGGCCTCGCCGTTATCTTTGTACTCGGTATTACCGTGCCTATCAACTGGCTACTCAATACATATATTCTCCAAGATGGAGCTATCGTAGAAGGTGTAAGCCTCGTATTCCTACGCTTGATCCTCTTTATCGCTGTTATCGCCTCTATGGTACAGCTCGTAGAAATGATCATCGAAAAGGTCTCCCCATCACTCTACAACTCGCTGGGGATCTTCCTGCCACTCATTACCGTAAACTGTTCTATCCTCGGTGGATCACTCTTTATGGTGTCTAGAGAATATGAGTTTGGTACTTCTGTATCTTTTGGCCTCGGTGCTGGTGTTGGGTTCTTTCTCGCTATCGTAGCTATTGCCGCTATCCGCGAAAAACTCAAAACAGCTGCTATCCCACCCGCTCTCCGCGGTCTAGGAATGGCCTTTATCCTTACTGGCCTAATGGGCCTTGCCTTTATGAGCCTCATGGGTATTGATCCCGCGGCTTTTAACTAA